One region of Macadamia integrifolia cultivar HAES 741 chromosome 11, SCU_Mint_v3, whole genome shotgun sequence genomic DNA includes:
- the LOC122094390 gene encoding splicing factor 3B subunit 2-like isoform X2: MKKKEEPVDRSKHWGDLEEEEEEEEEEDEEQIEEEELEVGIQSVDSLSSTPTGVETPDVIDLRKQQRKEPEKPLYQVLEEKEEKIAPGTLLGTTHTYVLGSGTQEKSAAKGLICYVAKNRTKWMSLFSQKNWMFWTMLWLPSMRKRGRRRSCEASMRISATWLRRIRRRESGRCRKRKESQRRRNSSFSVFYICISHIWRSLALY, encoded by the exons atgaagaagaag GAGGAGCCTGTTGATAGGAGCAAACATTGGGGTGATttagaggaagaggaagaggaggaagaagaggaagatgaggaaCAGATAGAAGAGGAGGAGCTAGAGGTGGGTATTCAATCAGTAGACAGCTTGTCAAG TACTCCTACTGGTGTTGAGACCCCTGATGTTATTGATCTGCGGAAGCAGCAGAGAAAGGAGCCCGAGAAGCCTCTCTATCAA gttcttgaagaaaaagaagaaaagattgcTCCTGGAACTTTGCTTGGAACAACCCACAC GTATGTGCTTGGCAGTGGCACACAAGAAAAATCAGCTGCAAAAGG GTTGATCTGCTACGTGGCCAAAAATCGGACAAAGTGGATGTCACTCTTCAGCCAGAAGAACTGGATGTTTTGGACAATGTTGTGGCTGCCAA GTATGAGGAAGCGAGGGAGGAGGAGAAGTTGTGAAGCCAGCATGAGGATTTCTGCGACATGGTTGCGGAG aatcagaagaagagaaagCGGAAGATGCAGGAAAAGGAAGGAAAGTCAAAGAAGAAGGAATTCAAGTTTTAGTGTGTTTTATATCTGCATTTCTCATATTTGGAGAAGCCTAGCTTTGTACTAA
- the LOC122094390 gene encoding uncharacterized protein LOC122094390 isoform X1: MKAHWSAGFLDKVVRRHRPPCPISGKEEPVDRSKHWGDLEEEEEEEEEEDEEQIEEEELEVGIQSVDSLSSTPTGVETPDVIDLRKQQRKEPEKPLYQVLEEKEEKIAPGTLLGTTHTYVLGSGTQEKSAAKGLICYVAKNRTKWMSLFSQKNWMFWTMLWLPSMRKRGRRRSCEASMRISATWLRRIRRRESGRCRKRKESQRRRNSSFSVFYICISHIWRSLALY; encoded by the exons ATGAAGGCCCATTGGAGTGCTGGGTTCTTGGATAAAGTTGTACGCCGCCACCGGCCTCCATGTCCGATTTCTGGTAAG GAGGAGCCTGTTGATAGGAGCAAACATTGGGGTGATttagaggaagaggaagaggaggaagaagaggaagatgaggaaCAGATAGAAGAGGAGGAGCTAGAGGTGGGTATTCAATCAGTAGACAGCTTGTCAAG TACTCCTACTGGTGTTGAGACCCCTGATGTTATTGATCTGCGGAAGCAGCAGAGAAAGGAGCCCGAGAAGCCTCTCTATCAA gttcttgaagaaaaagaagaaaagattgcTCCTGGAACTTTGCTTGGAACAACCCACAC GTATGTGCTTGGCAGTGGCACACAAGAAAAATCAGCTGCAAAAGG GTTGATCTGCTACGTGGCCAAAAATCGGACAAAGTGGATGTCACTCTTCAGCCAGAAGAACTGGATGTTTTGGACAATGTTGTGGCTGCCAA GTATGAGGAAGCGAGGGAGGAGGAGAAGTTGTGAAGCCAGCATGAGGATTTCTGCGACATGGTTGCGGAG aatcagaagaagagaaagCGGAAGATGCAGGAAAAGGAAGGAAAGTCAAAGAAGAAGGAATTCAAGTTTTAGTGTGTTTTATATCTGCATTTCTCATATTTGGAGAAGCCTAGCTTTGTACTAA